The Actinocatenispora sera genome has a window encoding:
- a CDS encoding DUF2550 domain-containing protein, which yields MRVFEAIGVGVLLVLVALGLLFVRRALIARRGGTIEVSVRVTARIPGRGWAPGFGRFAGDQLLWYRMFSLAMRPREVLSRRTLAIRSRRPPGGPELLVLPPDALVLCCANDRDVVEVAMTEGALTGFLSWLEAAPPGAASRRFGLPADDQAI from the coding sequence ATGCGAGTCTTCGAGGCGATCGGCGTCGGTGTCCTGCTCGTGCTCGTCGCGCTCGGCCTGCTGTTCGTGCGCCGGGCACTGATCGCGCGCCGCGGCGGCACGATCGAGGTCAGCGTCCGGGTGACCGCGCGGATCCCGGGCCGCGGTTGGGCGCCGGGCTTCGGCCGGTTCGCCGGCGACCAGCTGCTGTGGTACCGGATGTTCAGCCTGGCGATGCGGCCGCGTGAGGTGCTCTCCCGGCGGACGCTGGCGATCCGGTCCCGCCGCCCACCGGGCGGCCCGGAACTGCTCGTCCTGCCGCCCGACGCGCTCGTGCTGTGTTGCGCGAACGACCGGGACGTCGTCGAGGTCGCGATGACCGAAGGCGCGCTGACCGGCTTCCTGTCCTGGCTCGAGGCCGCCCCGCCCGGGGCGGCCTCGCGTCGTTTCGGCCTCCCCGCCGACGACCAGGCCATCTGA
- a CDS encoding VOC family protein, producing MGAGRPAVSRGALHHVELWVPDLARAARSWGWLFGELGYAPYQQWPAGRSWMADQDGYEVELVAD from the coding sequence GTGGGTGCCGGGCGGCCAGCGGTGAGCCGGGGCGCGCTGCACCACGTCGAGCTCTGGGTACCGGATCTGGCCCGGGCGGCGCGCTCCTGGGGCTGGCTGTTCGGCGAGCTGGGCTACGCGCCGTACCAGCAGTGGCCGGCGGGGCGCTCCTGGATGGCCGACCAGGACGGCTACGAGGTCGAGCTGGTCGCCGACTGA
- a CDS encoding cob(I)yrinic acid a,c-diamide adenosyltransferase, translating to MAVHLTRIYTRTGDDGTTGLNDFSRVPKTDPRIAAYADCDETNAVLGTALALGRLDDELTGVLTRVQNDLFDVGADLATPITPEPKNPELRVTGDYVERLEGWCDEFNERCAKLDSFILPGGTPGAALLHHARTVARRAERSAWALLEHDPERTNVLAAKYLNRLSDLLFILARLANPDGDVKWVPGGQR from the coding sequence ATGGCGGTACATCTGACCAGGATCTACACCCGAACCGGCGACGACGGGACGACCGGGCTGAACGACTTCAGCCGGGTGCCCAAGACCGACCCGCGCATCGCCGCGTACGCCGACTGTGACGAGACCAACGCCGTGCTGGGCACCGCGCTCGCGCTCGGCCGGCTCGACGACGAGCTGACCGGGGTGCTCACCCGAGTCCAGAACGACCTGTTCGATGTCGGCGCCGACCTCGCCACCCCGATCACCCCGGAGCCGAAGAACCCGGAGCTGCGGGTCACCGGCGACTACGTCGAGCGGCTGGAGGGCTGGTGTGACGAGTTCAACGAGCGCTGCGCCAAGCTCGACTCGTTCATCCTGCCCGGCGGCACCCCGGGCGCCGCGTTGCTGCACCACGCCCGTACCGTCGCGCGGCGAGCCGAGCGCTCAGCATGGGCGCTGCTGGAGCACGACCCCGAGCGGACCAACGTGCTCGCAGCGAAGTACCTGAACCGGCTGAGCGACCTGCTGTTCATCCTGGCCCGGCTGGCGAACCCGGACGGCGACGTGAAGTGGGTGCCGGGCGGCCAGCGGTGA
- the murA gene encoding UDP-N-acetylglucosamine 1-carboxyvinyltransferase: MTRVDVIRVYGGTRLAGEVPVAGAKNSALKLMAAALLAPGRTTITNAPGITDISIMAEVLRRLGCQVEVDGGDITIDTPEELSPEADYNLVRRLRASICVLGPLLARCRHARVAHPGGDAIGSRGLDMHVAGLSRMGADIGSEHGFVVARAAQLTGAQIWLDFPSVGATENILMAAVLARGTTVIDNAAREPEIVDLADMLNSMGAQVSGAGTATLEVTGVESMHPTTHRTVGDRIVAGTWAFGAVMTRGDVTVQGVRAANLSVALDKLTDAGAAIAELPDTDGVPAFRVTIDRRPTAVDVVTLPYPGFATDLLPMAIGLGAVSGGVSLITENIFDGRFMFVNEMSRLGADIRTDGHHAVVRGRERLSGAPVRASDIRAGAGLAIAGLCAEGTTEVSHVHHIDRGYPHFVEQLRALGVKAERCTVPDDDFGY, translated from the coding sequence ATGACGCGCGTGGATGTCATCCGGGTCTACGGCGGTACGCGGCTGGCCGGCGAGGTGCCGGTGGCCGGCGCCAAGAACAGCGCACTCAAGCTGATGGCGGCGGCACTGCTCGCGCCGGGCCGTACCACCATCACGAACGCGCCGGGCATCACCGACATCTCGATCATGGCCGAGGTGTTGCGCCGGCTCGGCTGCCAGGTCGAGGTGGACGGCGGCGACATCACGATCGACACGCCGGAGGAGCTTTCGCCGGAGGCCGACTACAACCTGGTCCGCCGGTTGCGCGCGTCGATCTGCGTGCTCGGCCCCCTGCTGGCCCGCTGCCGCCACGCCCGCGTGGCGCACCCGGGCGGCGACGCCATCGGCTCCCGCGGCCTGGACATGCACGTCGCCGGGCTGTCCCGGATGGGCGCCGACATCGGCTCCGAGCACGGCTTCGTGGTGGCCCGGGCCGCCCAGCTGACCGGCGCGCAGATCTGGCTCGACTTCCCGAGCGTGGGCGCCACCGAGAACATCCTGATGGCGGCCGTACTGGCGCGCGGCACCACGGTGATCGACAACGCGGCGCGCGAGCCGGAGATCGTGGACCTCGCGGACATGCTCAACTCGATGGGCGCGCAGGTCTCCGGTGCCGGTACCGCCACCCTGGAGGTCACCGGCGTCGAGTCGATGCACCCCACCACGCACCGCACCGTCGGCGACCGGATCGTCGCCGGTACCTGGGCGTTCGGTGCGGTGATGACCCGCGGCGACGTGACCGTCCAGGGCGTACGGGCGGCGAACCTGAGCGTCGCGCTGGACAAGCTGACCGACGCCGGTGCCGCGATCGCGGAGCTGCCCGACACCGACGGCGTACCCGCGTTCCGCGTCACCATCGACCGCCGGCCGACCGCGGTCGACGTGGTCACGCTGCCGTACCCCGGGTTCGCCACCGACCTGCTGCCGATGGCGATCGGGCTCGGCGCGGTGTCCGGCGGCGTCTCGCTGATCACCGAGAACATCTTCGACGGCCGGTTCATGTTCGTGAACGAGATGTCCCGGCTCGGCGCCGACATCCGTACCGACGGCCACCACGCGGTGGTCCGCGGCCGGGAGCGGCTGTCCGGCGCCCCGGTGCGCGCCTCCGACATCCGGGCCGGTGCCGGGCTCGCCATCGCGGGCCTGTGCGCGGAGGGCACCACCGAGGTCAGCCACGTGCACCACATCGATCGCGGGTACCCGCACTTCGTCGAGCAGCTGCGCGCGCTGGGCGTCAAGGCGGAGCGCTGCACCGTACCCGACGACGACTTCGGCTACTGA
- a CDS encoding helix-turn-helix domain-containing protein: protein MARESYLPDDRPIVGERIRTWRRYRGMPLKTLAGLAGISVGLLSEVENGKRILDRRSQLTAVATALQVSTADLTDQPGAPLFPEHAAALATVPAVRSALVLLALDDEHTAGRDLAALRRDTDALQPLRAAARYDKLGPLLPDLLRDLGARCRTGTAAQRRDALRLMVRATYCATYTLKYLGHRDLAMTAAEACGRAATELAEPAYLGLAAFTRLHSLPPETKALTGRLAGEAADRLQPHLADADTAQVYGMLHLSAAFAAAVTERADDTHAHLAEADAVATRTGEGEFAGLCFGPTNIGFWRVAIAVELGEGGRVDEIARQIRPEVVDSASRRASFFADLGRGYAQGGTDDRAVEAFCVAERLAPQRIRASTAVRETVGDILRRARREAGGQQLRALARRVGVV from the coding sequence ATGGCTCGGGAGTCGTACCTCCCCGATGACCGGCCGATTGTCGGGGAACGCATTCGCACCTGGCGGCGCTACCGCGGCATGCCGCTCAAGACGCTTGCCGGGCTGGCCGGCATCTCCGTCGGGCTGTTGTCGGAGGTGGAGAACGGCAAGCGCATCCTCGACCGGCGTTCCCAGCTGACCGCCGTCGCCACCGCGCTGCAGGTGTCCACCGCCGACCTGACCGACCAGCCCGGTGCTCCGCTGTTCCCCGAGCACGCCGCGGCACTCGCCACCGTCCCCGCCGTACGGTCGGCGCTGGTGCTGCTCGCGCTCGACGACGAGCACACCGCCGGCCGAGACCTCGCCGCGCTGCGCCGCGACACCGACGCGCTGCAACCGCTGCGCGCCGCCGCGCGGTACGACAAGCTCGGGCCGCTGCTGCCCGACCTGCTGCGCGACCTGGGCGCCCGGTGCCGCACCGGTACCGCGGCGCAGCGCCGCGACGCGCTGCGGCTGATGGTGCGGGCCACCTACTGCGCCACCTACACGCTGAAGTACCTGGGCCACCGCGACCTCGCGATGACCGCCGCGGAGGCGTGCGGGCGGGCCGCCACCGAACTGGCCGAGCCGGCCTACCTCGGCCTCGCCGCGTTCACCCGGCTGCACTCGCTGCCGCCGGAGACCAAGGCACTCACCGGCCGGCTCGCCGGCGAGGCCGCCGACCGGCTACAACCACACCTCGCCGACGCCGACACCGCCCAGGTGTACGGGATGCTGCACCTGTCCGCGGCGTTCGCCGCCGCGGTGACCGAACGCGCCGACGACACCCACGCCCACCTGGCCGAGGCCGACGCGGTCGCCACGCGTACCGGCGAGGGCGAGTTCGCGGGGCTGTGCTTCGGGCCCACCAACATCGGGTTCTGGCGGGTGGCGATCGCCGTCGAGCTGGGCGAGGGCGGCCGGGTCGACGAGATCGCCCGGCAGATCCGGCCGGAGGTCGTCGACTCGGCGTCCCGGCGCGCCTCGTTCTTCGCCGACCTCGGCCGCGGGTATGCGCAGGGCGGCACCGACGACCGCGCGGTGGAGGCGTTCTGCGTGGCCGAACGGCTGGCGCCGCAACGCATCCGAGCGTCCACGGCGGTGCGGGAGACGGTCGGCGACATCCTGCGCCGGGCCCGCCGGGAGGCCGGCGGGCAGCAGCTGCGCGCGCTGGCCCGACGAGTCGGCGTGGTCTGA
- a CDS encoding MFS transporter: MSAATAPATKKAVPPAVYVLAAGVFAMVTSEFTVAGLMPQLAEGLGTGIPQIGYLVTIFAVAMSVGGPPLTFALLKVPPKAALMIVFAIFLVGNVIAALATGYPMMILARIISGAASQAFFGIAVSMGVQLVDEHVRGRGVAVVMNGLMLGTLLGLPLATFVGSRFGWQSAFWAISAITVLAAALTHTMVRNPAATKASDGVEPSATPGSDLAVLRRPQFLLALASSTLIIGATFSAFSFFTPILTEITGFPEGVVPVLLLVYGAATLVGNVIVGRLADRHTVSTLLVGTGLNALFLTGFALSTDAPPLAVAFILGIGLVGVTMNPAMAVRIQRSGSTAPLVNSIHGSFITLGVIIGSAVGSALIPQYGLRAPVVLGIGLAVLAIVAIMPALASPYLRCGASDDASAAASERSQTLCTVTEKSELGSTRR, encoded by the coding sequence TTGAGCGCAGCAACAGCACCCGCCACGAAGAAGGCCGTCCCGCCCGCGGTGTACGTGCTCGCCGCCGGGGTGTTCGCGATGGTGACCAGCGAGTTCACCGTCGCAGGCCTCATGCCCCAGCTCGCAGAGGGTCTCGGCACCGGGATCCCGCAGATCGGCTACCTCGTGACGATCTTCGCCGTCGCAATGTCCGTCGGAGGCCCACCGCTCACCTTCGCCCTGCTCAAGGTCCCGCCGAAAGCCGCGCTCATGATCGTCTTCGCGATCTTCCTCGTCGGCAACGTCATCGCCGCGCTCGCGACCGGGTATCCGATGATGATCCTCGCCCGGATCATCAGCGGAGCCGCCTCGCAGGCGTTCTTCGGCATCGCGGTCTCGATGGGCGTCCAACTCGTCGACGAGCACGTGCGTGGACGCGGGGTCGCAGTCGTGATGAACGGGCTGATGCTGGGCACCCTCCTCGGGCTGCCCCTCGCGACCTTCGTCGGCAGCAGATTCGGCTGGCAGTCCGCGTTCTGGGCGATCTCCGCGATCACCGTGCTCGCTGCCGCCCTGACCCACACCATGGTGCGCAACCCGGCCGCCACGAAGGCGAGCGATGGCGTTGAACCCTCCGCGACGCCCGGTTCGGACCTCGCGGTGCTCCGCCGACCGCAGTTCCTGCTCGCCCTCGCCTCCAGCACGCTGATCATCGGCGCGACGTTCTCGGCGTTCAGCTTCTTCACCCCGATCCTCACCGAGATCACCGGGTTCCCCGAGGGCGTCGTGCCCGTGCTCCTCCTCGTCTACGGAGCAGCCACGCTGGTGGGCAACGTCATCGTAGGACGCCTGGCCGACCGGCACACCGTCTCGACGCTCCTGGTCGGCACCGGCCTGAACGCGCTCTTCCTGACCGGGTTCGCGCTCTCCACCGATGCGCCCCCGTTGGCGGTGGCGTTCATCCTCGGCATCGGCCTCGTCGGGGTCACCATGAATCCCGCGATGGCGGTGCGCATCCAGCGCAGCGGGAGCACCGCGCCGCTGGTGAACAGCATCCACGGCTCGTTCATCACTCTCGGAGTCATCATCGGCTCGGCCGTCGGCTCAGCGCTCATCCCGCAGTACGGTCTGCGTGCCCCCGTCGTCCTCGGCATCGGCCTGGCAGTCCTGGCGATCGTCGCGATCATGCCCGCCCTGGCGAGCCCCTACCTCCGTTGCGGCGCATCCGATGACGCGTCAGCAGCAGCGTCGGAGCGGTCGCAAACCCTTTGCACCGTGACCGAGAAATCGGAACTGGGCAGTACTCGACGATGA
- a CDS encoding TetR/AcrR family transcriptional regulator, with protein MARPRMFDEAAVLDAAAREFRVHGFAETSTEQLCAAAGVRRSSLYNTFVSKDELFVRALERYVVTTGARQASILADDALPGAERLRALIDVVVDEELQASSRGHAAGCMVVQSFMSPDLRDRDERVARILDRDLRERLSLLSGAIRAGQIDGSIAEGIDADDGAVLVSTVISGLRVTAQTGVDTETLRRIALAGMKSLLN; from the coding sequence ATGGCGCGACCACGCATGTTCGACGAGGCGGCGGTGCTCGACGCGGCAGCGCGTGAATTCCGGGTGCACGGATTCGCCGAGACCTCGACCGAGCAACTCTGCGCGGCGGCGGGCGTGCGCCGCAGCAGCCTGTACAACACCTTCGTCTCCAAGGACGAACTGTTCGTGCGCGCTCTGGAGCGCTATGTCGTGACGACCGGAGCGCGCCAGGCGTCGATCCTCGCTGACGACGCGCTCCCCGGCGCGGAGAGGCTGCGAGCCCTGATCGACGTCGTCGTTGACGAGGAGCTGCAGGCGTCGAGCCGAGGCCACGCAGCCGGCTGCATGGTCGTGCAGAGCTTCATGAGTCCAGATCTGCGCGACCGGGACGAGCGCGTCGCCCGGATCCTCGACCGCGACCTCCGCGAGAGGCTCTCCCTCCTGTCCGGAGCGATCCGGGCCGGTCAGATCGACGGCTCGATCGCCGAAGGCATCGACGCCGACGACGGGGCCGTGCTCGTCAGCACCGTCATCTCCGGACTGCGCGTGACCGCACAGACCGGCGTCGACACCGAGACGCTCCGCCGGATCGCCCTGGCCGGAATGAAATCCCTCCTGAACTGA
- a CDS encoding 3-hydroxyacyl-CoA dehydrogenase family protein: MAGRLAVVGAGLMGSGIAQVAAQAGWRVSMRDVDDAALARGMAGIERSLNKFVEKQKVSEPDAATALGRIATTTDLGVVSEADIVVEAVFEQVEIKQRVFMELDRLAADGAVLATNTSAIPITTIASVTKRPEYVVGTHFFSPVPMMALVELVRGYQTSDETMARATAFAEEIGKTVVTVNRDIAGFVTTRLICALAMEAARLVENGVISAADLDTACKLGFGHAMGPLATTDLTGVDVLVHATENIYADSKDPKFAPPESLLRMVAAGHLGRKSRQGFYSYE; this comes from the coding sequence ATGGCGGGACGGCTCGCGGTGGTCGGCGCCGGGCTGATGGGCTCGGGCATCGCTCAGGTGGCGGCCCAGGCCGGTTGGCGGGTCAGCATGCGCGACGTCGACGACGCGGCGCTGGCGCGCGGGATGGCCGGCATCGAGAGGTCGCTGAACAAGTTCGTCGAGAAGCAGAAGGTCAGCGAGCCGGACGCGGCGACCGCGCTCGGCCGGATCGCCACCACCACCGACCTCGGCGTGGTGTCCGAGGCCGACATCGTCGTCGAGGCGGTGTTCGAGCAGGTCGAGATCAAGCAGCGGGTCTTCATGGAGCTGGACCGGCTCGCCGCGGACGGCGCGGTGCTCGCCACCAACACCTCCGCCATCCCGATCACCACGATCGCCTCGGTGACCAAGCGGCCCGAGTACGTGGTCGGCACCCACTTCTTCTCGCCGGTGCCGATGATGGCGCTGGTCGAGCTGGTTCGCGGGTACCAGACGAGCGACGAGACGATGGCCCGCGCGACCGCGTTCGCCGAGGAGATCGGCAAGACCGTGGTGACCGTCAACCGGGACATCGCCGGCTTCGTGACCACCCGGCTGATCTGCGCGCTGGCGATGGAGGCGGCCCGGCTGGTGGAGAACGGTGTGATCAGCGCGGCCGATCTGGACACCGCCTGCAAGCTCGGCTTCGGGCACGCGATGGGTCCGCTGGCCACCACCGACCTGACCGGCGTCGACGTGCTGGTGCACGCCACCGAGAACATCTACGCCGACAGCAAGGATCCGAAGTTCGCCCCGCCCGAGTCGCTGCTGCGGATGGTCGCCGCCGGGCACCTGGGCCGCAAGTCGCGGCAGGGCTTCTACTCGTACGAGTAA